The nucleotide window GAGCTTAACCACAATACCTCCTGATTTGAGGCTGATTTTTAGAATTCTCTACCCCGCCCTAAAAAGGGCGAGGCTTGTTAAAAGAGAAAGTCAGAACCCTCTCCACCTCGAGGAACTCCTCCTCGGAGAGGGGTAGCGTTGGGCTTCTTGGGTACCCTACCTCAAGCCCGAGGAGCCTCATGGCTTCTTTTATCGCGCTCAGCTGGTTGTGGCTCTTCACGAGAACCTCGTTGAGGAGGTTGAGCTTGAGCTGGAGCTTTCTGGCCCTCTCGAGCTGGTTCTCCGTGAAGGCCCTGTAGAGCTCAACGCACATCCTCGGGGCCACGTTGGCTATGGCCACAACCGCCCCCTGGGCGCCGAGACTAAGCGCCGGGAAAATCATGTCTCCCGTCCCAGCGAGAACGCTCACCTCATCCCCAAGCCGCCTCACGAGTTCCGCTATCCTCGACACTTCACCACTCGAGTCCTTTATGGCTATTATGTTGGAGTGCTCCTCGGCGAGGGCCTGTATGACATCAAGGGGGATGTTATAGCCCGTGAACTTGGGCACGTTGT belongs to Palaeococcus ferrophilus DSM 13482 and includes:
- the dapA gene encoding 4-hydroxy-tetrahydrodipicolinate synthase; translation: MLPLLEGILVPHVTPFREDESVNDEALGELVEYFIFSGVSGLVTLGSNGEFPYLSREERLHVIKTVLESVNGRVPVIAGTAYPSTKETVEFSWEAWDLGVDALLIAPPFYFKPSPREIYHHYSRIAESVDAPIVLYNVPKFTGYNIPLDVIQALAEEHSNIIAIKDSSGEVSRIAELVRRLGDEVSVLAGTGDMIFPALSLGAQGAVVAIANVAPRMCVELYRAFTENQLERARKLQLKLNLLNEVLVKSHNQLSAIKEAMRLLGLEVGYPRSPTLPLSEEEFLEVERVLTFSFNKPRPF